In the Candidatus Thermoplasmatota archaeon genome, one interval contains:
- a CDS encoding tyrosine-type recombinase/integrase translates to MLESGVDLRYIQELLGYKSSKTTEIYTHASNKNLREIKIV, encoded by the coding sequence TTGCTGGAGAGCGGTGTTGATTTGAGATATATTCAAGAACTGTTAGGGTACAAAAGTTCAAAAACTACGGAGATATATACACATGCGAGCAATAAAAACTTGAGAGAGATAAAGATAGTTTGA
- a CDS encoding glutamate--tRNA ligase has product MDEKNIAETARKHALLNAVKYDGTPNVKAVMGKLMAEKPELRNDPARAYAISGNACKEIEKLSLSKQMNYLQKNYPELLIKEKKERDFTLPPLPDAQKGKVITRFPPEPNGYLHIGHAKAAVVDYEYARMYDGTFILRFDDTNPAAELKKFYDAQKEDLKWLGIEWDREYRTSDHLPVHYELAEKMVREGHAYVCTCSGDTIKKNRRLEKDCSCKKNMGIGKWNEFFSMEEGSAVLRLKGNMRSENTAMRDPTLFRIIDSPHPIHGDKYRIWPTYDFCGAVEDSLSDVTHPFRTKEYELRDEVYFYILDCLGLRKPHLMEFARLSIEGMPVSKRKIKPLIENEQVGGWDDPRLPTLRGLKRRGILPEAICKFVLSQGISKAEAVVTFDQVEAINRKILDPVTRRYFFVPDPIKVLVKNAPGKEVMLDHHPSHKLGSRKIKPSDVFFIPREDANSMKEGEVFRLKDLYNVRLTGRDDEKIMGEFAGKELIPDTKKIQWVTDRYVKMEVLLPGNLFIDNNFNKNSLKIVKGYAEPSIKNAKHGEIIQFERFGFVRIEKDEKRVKGILAHK; this is encoded by the coding sequence ATGGATGAAAAGAACATTGCTGAGACTGCAAGAAAGCACGCGCTTCTCAATGCCGTAAAATATGATGGCACGCCAAATGTGAAAGCGGTCATGGGAAAGTTGATGGCAGAAAAACCAGAGTTACGAAATGATCCAGCGAGAGCATATGCAATATCTGGGAATGCATGCAAGGAAATAGAGAAGTTGTCCCTTAGTAAGCAGATGAATTATCTTCAGAAAAATTATCCAGAACTTTTGATAAAGGAAAAAAAAGAAAGGGATTTTACCTTGCCTCCTTTACCCGATGCACAGAAAGGCAAAGTCATTACACGCTTTCCACCGGAGCCGAATGGGTACCTTCACATAGGGCATGCTAAAGCGGCAGTAGTCGATTATGAATATGCCCGCATGTATGATGGAACATTTATTTTACGATTCGATGATACAAATCCAGCCGCCGAGTTGAAAAAATTTTACGATGCACAGAAAGAAGATTTGAAGTGGCTCGGAATAGAGTGGGACAGGGAGTACAGGACATCAGACCATCTCCCCGTTCACTACGAACTGGCGGAAAAAATGGTCAGGGAAGGACATGCATACGTATGCACGTGCAGCGGCGATACCATCAAAAAGAATCGTCGCCTGGAAAAGGACTGCAGCTGTAAGAAAAACATGGGCATAGGGAAATGGAACGAATTTTTTTCAATGGAAGAAGGAAGTGCGGTTCTCCGCTTGAAAGGAAACATGCGGTCGGAAAATACCGCCATGCGCGATCCAACCCTTTTCCGCATAATAGACAGCCCTCATCCCATTCACGGGGATAAATATCGCATATGGCCCACCTATGATTTTTGTGGGGCCGTCGAGGACTCACTGTCAGACGTAACACATCCATTCCGCACGAAGGAATATGAGTTGAGAGACGAGGTTTATTTCTATATTCTTGATTGTCTCGGCCTGAGAAAGCCCCATCTTATGGAGTTTGCCCGCCTGTCAATAGAAGGAATGCCCGTCTCAAAAAGAAAAATAAAACCGCTGATTGAAAATGAGCAGGTGGGAGGATGGGATGACCCGCGCCTTCCAACTCTGAGGGGGCTGAAGAGAAGGGGCATACTTCCCGAAGCAATATGTAAGTTTGTCCTCTCTCAGGGCATATCTAAAGCAGAAGCTGTGGTCACATTTGATCAAGTCGAGGCGATAAACAGAAAGATTCTGGATCCTGTCACCAGAAGATATTTCTTTGTTCCGGACCCAATAAAAGTTTTAGTAAAAAATGCTCCTGGCAAGGAAGTCATGCTCGATCACCACCCCTCACATAAACTGGGCTCGAGAAAAATAAAACCGTCGGATGTATTCTTCATCCCCAGAGAGGATGCAAACAGCATGAAAGAAGGGGAAGTATTCCGCCTGAAGGACTTGTATAATGTCAGGCTTACCGGCAGAGATGATGAAAAGATAATGGGCGAATTTGCAGGCAAGGAATTGATACCCGATACGAAAAAAATACAGTGGGTAACAGACAGATATGTAAAAATGGAAGTTCTCTTGCCCGGCAATTTATTTATCGACAACAATTTCAACAAAAACAGTTTGAAGATTGTAAAGGGATACGCCGAGCCTTCCATAAAGAACGCCAAGCATGGAGAAATAATCCAGTTTGAGCGTTTTGGCTTTGTGAGAATTGAAAAGGATGAAAAAAGAGTGAAGGGCATATTGGCCCATAAATAG